In Bernardetia litoralis DSM 6794, the genomic window GAATATGCTAAAAGTTTATATGATGAGTATGGACAAATAATGCCAAATCATGATTTTTTTGACGATGAACAGATTAAAGCAATTTTATTTTATGTAAAATATATGTCTGGCGAAAAAGTGTATGTTGAATTATAAATTATTTTTCAATATCTAGTTCAAGCGTCGACACTTGAACTAGATATTGAAAATTACTGCGCCTTATTTTCTTCATTATAAATAACATGGGTTACTGTTTGTCCGACAGCTTTTAGCGTTTCTTTTCCAATTACGTCCATATTATCGTCGTGTGTATGCCAATAACTTCCAAAATATCCTTTTCCTTCTGTTGAATATTCAATAATATCAATCATCGGAATATTTGTAAGCTGATTTACATAAACGTGGTCATCTGTAATAGGAGAAACTTGTTGGAAAGGAAAAAATCCACCATAACCAATTCGGTGCGCCATATTCCAAACATTTTTTACTACGGAAGGAGCAGTTTGCATAGAATATCCTTCTTGAGCAAATTTTGCATTTTTTGCACCAGCCATATCTAACAAAATCCCATAATAAGCTGTATAATTTTCAGGCATTTTATTTTTGCCCCAATGTTGAGAACCTAAACAGTACGAATTAGGAGTAGAGTTATCTCCATAATCTTCCAAGTCAAAGAAAATCATATCAATTCCTATTTGTGGCTGCTCAGTTGAAACCGATAAAGTACGAGCAATTTCTAATAAAATTCCGACTCCACTTCCTCCATCATTTGCGCCTAAAATTGGTTCATCTGTGCGTTCATCGTCTTGGTCTGCAAACGGACGAGTGTCCCAGTGAGCAGCCAACAAAACACGTTTTTTTATTTCTGGATTGAATGAAGCCATAATATTACGTCCAGAAAGCATTTTTCCATCAAAAGCTGCTGCCGTAAAATTCTGAACTTGTACGTTTATTTTATCAAACCTTTTTAGTTTATTAATAATATAATCTCCTGTTTTTTGGTGTGCTTCACTATTTGGAAAACGTGCGCCAAAAGCAACTTGTTCTTCTACAAAATGATAGGCAGAATCTTGATTGAAAGCAGGAACAGGTAAAAGTGGTTTTTCTTGAACTGGATTTGTAGTAGTTGTGGTGGTTTCGGTAGTAGAAGTTCCATCACAAGAAACTAAACCAAAAAGAAGAAAAGAAGAAAATACCAAGCGTGAAAAATTAGAAAACATAAAACTATATTTTTTGATAGAATAAAATCCAAAATAAAGGCTAAAGGTAGCCATTTTTGATAAATTTAGAAGCAAAAAAGTTTTTAATTGCCTTACTT contains:
- a CDS encoding M28 family peptidase — protein: MATFSLYFGFYSIKKYSFMFSNFSRLVFSSFLLFGLVSCDGTSTTETTTTTTNPVQEKPLLPVPAFNQDSAYHFVEEQVAFGARFPNSEAHQKTGDYIINKLKRFDKINVQVQNFTAAAFDGKMLSGRNIMASFNPEIKKRVLLAAHWDTRPFADQDDERTDEPILGANDGGSGVGILLEIARTLSVSTEQPQIGIDMIFFDLEDYGDNSTPNSYCLGSQHWGKNKMPENYTAYYGILLDMAGAKNAKFAQEGYSMQTAPSVVKNVWNMAHRIGYGGFFPFQQVSPITDDHVYVNQLTNIPMIDIIEYSTEGKGYFGSYWHTHDDNMDVIGKETLKAVGQTVTHVIYNEENKAQ